One Janthinobacterium sp. TB1-E2 genomic region harbors:
- a CDS encoding sugar kinase, with protein sequence MMKLDVVTYGEAMAMFVAEQTGDLATVAHFTRRLAGAETNVAIGLARLGLKVGWLSRVGDDSFGRFIRASVQAEGVDCSRVVAVAGQSSGFLLKEKAENGADPLVEYFRKGSAASRLAPEHFDPAYFLSARHLHATGVAAALSETSLAFAGQALDFMRANGRTVSFDPNLRPSLWPSQAVMVEQINRLAAKADWVLPGLGEGKILTGHDLPHDVAGFYLQQGARLVVIKLGAEGAYYRTAEGDSGMVPGERVANVVDTVGAGDGFAAGLVSALLEGLPLAQAVGRGNRVGAFAIQVAGDMEGLPTRAQLDALVPS encoded by the coding sequence ATGATGAAGCTTGACGTTGTTACCTACGGCGAGGCGATGGCGATGTTCGTTGCCGAGCAAACGGGCGATCTGGCGACCGTGGCGCACTTTACGCGCCGCCTGGCCGGCGCCGAGACGAATGTCGCCATCGGCCTGGCGCGCCTGGGTTTGAAAGTCGGCTGGCTGAGCCGCGTGGGCGACGACTCGTTCGGCCGCTTCATCCGCGCCAGCGTGCAGGCCGAGGGCGTCGATTGCAGCCGCGTCGTTGCCGTCGCCGGCCAGTCCAGCGGTTTCCTGCTCAAGGAAAAGGCCGAGAACGGCGCCGATCCGCTGGTCGAATACTTCCGCAAGGGTTCCGCCGCCAGCCGGCTGGCGCCCGAACACTTCGACCCCGCCTATTTCCTGTCAGCGCGCCACTTGCACGCCACGGGCGTGGCTGCGGCGCTGTCCGAGACCAGCCTGGCGTTCGCCGGCCAGGCGCTTGACTTCATGCGCGCCAACGGCCGCACCGTGTCGTTCGACCCGAACTTGCGGCCCTCGCTGTGGCCGTCGCAAGCCGTCATGGTGGAACAGATCAACCGTCTTGCCGCCAAGGCGGACTGGGTGCTGCCCGGCCTGGGGGAGGGAAAAATTCTCACCGGCCACGACTTGCCGCACGACGTCGCCGGCTTTTATCTGCAGCAGGGCGCGCGTCTCGTGGTCATCAAGCTGGGCGCCGAGGGCGCCTATTACCGCACGGCCGAGGGCGACAGCGGCATGGTGCCGGGCGAGCGCGTGGCCAACGTGGTCGACACGGTGGGCGCCGGCGACGGCTTCGCGGCCGGCCTGGTCAGCGCCTTGCTGGAAGGCTTGCCGCTGGCGCAGGCGGTAGGGCGCGGCAACCGGGTCGGCGCCTTCGCCATCCAGGTGGCCGGCGACATGGAAGGCTTGCCGACCCGCGCCCAGCTCGACGCGCTGGTCCCATCTTGA
- a CDS encoding sugar phosphate isomerase/epimerase gives MSPVLVAASAYGASRVRQLGQSHFIDVVADAGGAGIEIRRELFTSDLPDLARMGAAVAARGLYCVYSTPIELWDADGRLQHELLRQMLDEAARLGARYLKVSLGHYPAAPDLPDLKAQLEAAPVALLVENDQTAHGGKLATMARFLAAAHDIGLPVGLTFDIGNWRWVGEDAQQAARLLAPYVRYVHCKAVLDDGGRLSACAVSDADPAWRTVFAHFTPGVQRAIEFPLEGADLVAETGRYIQILEAA, from the coding sequence GTGAGCCCCGTCCTGGTGGCGGCGTCGGCCTACGGCGCAAGCAGGGTAAGGCAGCTGGGGCAGAGCCATTTCATCGACGTGGTGGCCGATGCGGGCGGCGCCGGCATCGAGATCCGCCGCGAACTGTTCACGTCCGACTTGCCGGACCTGGCGCGCATGGGCGCGGCGGTGGCTGCGCGCGGCCTGTACTGCGTGTATTCCACGCCCATCGAATTGTGGGATGCGGACGGGCGGTTGCAGCACGAACTGCTGCGGCAGATGCTGGACGAGGCGGCGCGCCTGGGCGCGCGCTACCTGAAGGTGTCGCTGGGCCATTACCCGGCCGCGCCTGACTTGCCGGACTTGAAGGCCCAGCTGGAGGCCGCGCCCGTGGCGCTGCTGGTGGAAAACGACCAGACGGCGCATGGCGGCAAACTGGCGACGATGGCGCGCTTTCTGGCGGCGGCGCACGACATCGGGCTGCCCGTGGGGCTGACCTTCGACATCGGCAACTGGCGCTGGGTGGGCGAGGACGCGCAGCAGGCGGCGCGCCTGCTGGCGCCGTACGTGCGCTATGTGCACTGCAAGGCCGTCCTGGACGACGGGGGGCGGCTGTCCGCCTGCGCCGTTTCCGACGCCGATCCGGCCTGGCGCACCGTCTTCGCGCACTTTACGCCGGGCGTGCAGCGGGCCATCGAATTCCCGCTCGAGGGCGCCGACCTGGTGGCCGAAACGGGCCGCTATATTCAGATACTGGAGGCTGCATGA
- a CDS encoding amino acid ABC transporter ATP-binding protein, translating to MPIVEIDNISKSFGANHVLKGVSFAVERGQVIAVIGRSGSGKSTMLRCINGLETIDSGSIVVAGHTLTARQEHLLDLRKDVGMVFQSYNLFPHLTVEENVMLAPRIVKKVPDAQGRATALRVLKQVGLDHKREAYPEQLSGGQQQRVAIARSLAMEPQVMLFDEVTSALDPELTQEVLKVMEELAQAGMTMLLVTHEMEFARRMADVTVFMHQGLVWESGPSEAFFSNPQTPEARQFVGAGAIK from the coding sequence ATGCCCATCGTTGAAATCGACAATATCAGCAAGAGCTTCGGCGCCAACCACGTGCTCAAGGGCGTGTCGTTCGCCGTCGAGCGGGGCCAGGTGATCGCCGTGATCGGCCGCAGCGGCTCCGGCAAGAGCACCATGCTGCGCTGTATCAACGGCCTGGAAACCATCGACAGCGGCAGCATCGTCGTGGCCGGCCACACGCTGACGGCGCGCCAGGAACACCTGCTCGACTTGCGCAAGGATGTCGGCATGGTCTTCCAGAGCTACAACCTGTTCCCGCATCTGACCGTGGAAGAAAACGTCATGCTGGCGCCGCGCATCGTCAAGAAGGTGCCCGATGCGCAGGGCCGCGCCACGGCGCTGCGCGTGCTCAAGCAGGTGGGCCTGGATCACAAGCGCGAAGCCTATCCCGAGCAGCTGTCGGGCGGCCAGCAGCAGCGCGTGGCGATCGCCCGTTCGCTGGCGATGGAGCCGCAAGTGATGCTGTTCGACGAAGTGACGTCGGCGCTCGACCCGGAACTGACGCAGGAAGTACTGAAGGTGATGGAAGAGCTGGCGCAGGCGGGTATGACGATGCTCCTGGTGACGCACGAGATGGAGTTCGCCCGGCGCATGGCCGACGTCACCGTCTTCATGCACCAGGGATTGGTGTGGGAAAGCGGGCCGTCGGAAGCCTTCTTCAGCAACCCGCAAACGCCCGAAGCGCGCCAGTTCGTCGGCGCGGGAGCGATCAAGTGA
- a CDS encoding amino acid ABC transporter permease, whose product MISDFSWDNLQFLLEATRWTIGLSLIVFITGGIAGFAVALLRTARSPFLRFISALYIQLVQGTPVLIVLFLTYYGLALFGYKLSPVIAAGAAMTIFASAYLGEIWRGCIEGVQRQQWEASAALALNRYQQLRYVILPQALRHSLPPTVGFMVQIIKNTSITSIIGVVELTRAGQLVSNATFLPFIVFPIVALIYFAMCYPLSRYSHSLERKFHAHR is encoded by the coding sequence ATGATCAGTGATTTTTCCTGGGATAACCTGCAATTCCTGCTCGAGGCCACGCGCTGGACCATCGGCCTGTCGCTGATCGTCTTCATCACGGGCGGCATCGCCGGCTTCGCGGTGGCGCTGCTGCGCACGGCGCGCAGCCCCTTCCTGCGTTTCATCAGCGCCCTGTACATCCAGCTGGTCCAGGGCACGCCCGTGCTGATCGTGCTGTTCCTGACCTATTACGGGCTGGCCCTGTTCGGCTACAAGCTGTCGCCGGTCATCGCGGCCGGTGCGGCGATGACGATCTTTGCCAGCGCCTACCTGGGCGAGATCTGGCGCGGCTGCATCGAAGGCGTGCAGCGGCAGCAGTGGGAAGCATCGGCCGCGCTGGCGCTGAACCGCTACCAGCAGCTGCGCTACGTCATCCTGCCGCAGGCGCTGCGCCATTCGCTGCCGCCGACCGTGGGCTTCATGGTGCAGATCATCAAGAACACGTCGATCACCTCGATCATCGGCGTGGTGGAACTGACGCGGGCAGGGCAACTGGTCAGCAATGCGACCTTCCTGCCGTTCATCGTCTTCCCCATCGTCGCCCTGATCTACTTCGCGATGTGCTATCCGCTGTCGCGCTACAGCCATTCACTGGAAAGGAAATTCCATGCCCATCGTTGA
- a CDS encoding D-glycerate dehydrogenase, translating to MKKHVVVYKKLAEPLLARLRAECEVTYFEAIDAGNRAAFAAAIRGAHGLLGASVRLDRELLDPAANLRIISTISVGVDQFDVDYLRERGILLANTPDVLTETTADTIFALILASARRVVELAEFVKAGRWTRSVGESQYGVNVHGKTIGMLGMGRIGRAVARRAALGFGMQVLYVNGEAVPEVEASLGARQVALDDLLAGSDFVCVVLPLTAQTERMMGRREFALMRPGAIFINGSRGRIVDEAALIEALRQGTIHGAGLDVFEREPLAPDNPLPGMANVVALPHIGSATHETRYAMAQQAVDNLLAGLRGERPRYLVG from the coding sequence GTGAAAAAACATGTGGTTGTCTATAAAAAGCTGGCCGAGCCGCTGCTGGCGCGCCTGCGGGCCGAATGCGAGGTGACGTACTTCGAAGCGATCGACGCGGGCAACCGCGCCGCATTTGCCGCCGCCATCCGCGGTGCGCACGGTTTGCTGGGCGCCAGCGTGCGCCTGGACCGCGAACTGCTGGACCCGGCCGCCAATCTGCGCATCATTTCCACCATTTCCGTGGGCGTCGACCAGTTCGACGTCGATTACCTGCGCGAACGGGGCATCTTGCTGGCCAATACGCCGGACGTGCTGACGGAAACGACTGCCGACACGATCTTTGCGCTGATCCTTGCCAGCGCGCGGCGCGTCGTCGAACTGGCTGAATTCGTCAAGGCCGGACGCTGGACGCGCAGCGTGGGCGAGAGCCAGTACGGCGTCAACGTGCACGGCAAGACCATCGGCATGCTGGGCATGGGCCGCATCGGCCGCGCCGTCGCCCGCCGGGCCGCGCTGGGCTTCGGCATGCAAGTGCTGTACGTGAATGGCGAAGCTGTGCCCGAGGTGGAGGCGTCGCTGGGCGCGCGACAGGTGGCGCTTGACGACTTGCTGGCCGGCTCCGATTTCGTCTGCGTCGTGCTGCCGCTGACGGCGCAGACGGAACGCATGATGGGCCGGCGCGAGTTCGCGCTGATGCGCCCCGGCGCCATCTTCATCAACGGCTCGCGCGGGCGCATCGTCGACGAGGCGGCGCTGATCGAGGCGCTGCGGCAGGGCACCATCCACGGCGCCGGTCTGGACGTGTTCGAGCGCGAACCGCTGGCGCCGGACAATCCGCTGCCGGGCATGGCCAACGTGGTGGCGCTGCCGCATATCGGCTCGGCCACGCATGAAACGCGCTACGCCATGGCGCAGCAAGCCGTGGACAACCTGCTGGCCGGCCTGCGCGGCGAGCGTCCGCGCTACCTGGTCGGCTAA